A genomic stretch from Sulfobacillus thermosulfidooxidans includes:
- the aroA gene encoding 3-phosphoshikimate 1-carboxyvinyltransferase, translated as MELTPCNHPVQGILRPPSDKSITHRAILFSALARGTVRVAHPLVAEDTLSSRRLVESLGVSVNAGPDEWILTSPGPTGWQSDRAVIDCGNSGTTMRLGMGLLALSASGRTLIGDASLSQRPMERVARPLRQMGIDVETTQGHAPVMVHNRGPYHGLSYSMPMASAQVKSALILAALGARTPSEIIEPYPTRDHTERMLKQMGARIMITADHHIMVEPLDDWQALSLVPFQVPGDPSSGAFWAALAALIPGSSLTLKEISLSPRRIGFFRLLQQMGSRIDIDMVSDREDIGHLTVTHQPLHAVTVTAEQVPDMIDEIPLVALMATQALGDTVISGAEELRVKETDRIQATVINLKQLGAHIEEKEDGMVIHGPTPLHGGSVRSFGDHRMAMMLAVAAAIASSPVILDDVSSVAISYPTFFEQYQHWQQGYAFHD; from the coding sequence ATGGAATTAACACCCTGCAATCATCCTGTCCAGGGTATTTTACGTCCTCCTAGTGATAAATCCATTACTCACCGTGCGATCTTGTTTTCGGCTTTAGCTCGAGGTACCGTACGCGTTGCTCATCCCTTGGTGGCAGAAGATACCCTTTCGAGTAGACGACTAGTGGAAAGTTTAGGCGTGAGCGTGAACGCTGGACCTGATGAATGGATCCTGACTTCGCCAGGACCTACAGGGTGGCAAAGCGATAGGGCAGTAATTGACTGTGGGAATTCCGGAACCACCATGCGACTGGGGATGGGACTCCTAGCTTTATCGGCTTCCGGTCGCACCTTAATCGGTGATGCGTCATTATCGCAACGACCTATGGAACGCGTGGCGCGTCCACTCCGGCAAATGGGAATCGATGTCGAGACTACGCAAGGCCATGCCCCCGTTATGGTTCACAATCGCGGACCCTACCATGGTCTTAGCTATTCGATGCCGATGGCTTCGGCTCAGGTGAAATCCGCTCTGATCCTTGCCGCGTTAGGAGCCAGGACACCATCTGAAATTATAGAGCCCTATCCCACGCGCGATCATACAGAACGGATGCTGAAACAGATGGGGGCACGAATAATGATTACGGCGGACCATCATATTATGGTTGAACCACTTGACGATTGGCAGGCGTTAAGTCTTGTTCCGTTCCAGGTTCCTGGCGATCCTTCTTCGGGGGCGTTTTGGGCTGCGTTAGCCGCTCTTATTCCGGGTTCTTCTTTAACATTAAAAGAAATTTCTCTTAGTCCTCGGCGCATTGGGTTTTTTCGACTACTCCAGCAAATGGGATCCCGAATTGATATCGATATGGTATCGGACAGAGAGGATATCGGCCATTTGACGGTCACGCACCAGCCTCTTCACGCGGTTACGGTTACAGCGGAACAAGTTCCTGATATGATTGATGAAATTCCTTTGGTCGCGTTGATGGCCACTCAAGCCCTCGGAGACACGGTGATATCTGGAGCAGAAGAATTGCGGGTTAAGGAAACTGACCGCATTCAAGCTACGGTTATAAATCTTAAACAACTCGGTGCACACATCGAAGAGAAAGAGGATGGCATGGTGATTCATGGCCCCACCCCGCTACATGGCGGTTCTGTCAGAAGTTTTGGTGATCACCGCATGGCGATGATGTTGGCAGTGGCGGCAGCTATTGCATCATCTCCGGTAATCCTGGATGATGTAAGTAGTGTGGCTATCAGTTACCCCACGTTTTTTGAGCAATATCAGCACTGGCAACAGGGTTACGCTTTTCACGATTAG
- a CDS encoding BadF/BadG/BcrA/BcrD ATPase family protein, translating into MYIGVDGGGTSTRGIIEIEDGRFGELATSSASNLLMVGPDLAYAAMDEVIDRLSQQADISVVEGVIGVAGADRLEVLSSWQRYFARRGIKRLWITGDYWLPWANFTKGADGVIGILGTGSIFFGRHGAKTLRLGGYGWKLGDVGSGLSLGQQAIRKAMESWEGIQPRTLLVPKCLEFFAVSSMQDVLDQLYRPSFPLRHLADFASEVFSAAMMGDLLADQLLKAEAEKIMRNFDTLITALPIDAPIVGVSGGLARFWQPYLARLIQKENPLMSLLVIDEPAVYGAVWLAKKWSQERRPYDVPES; encoded by the coding sequence ATGTACATTGGTGTTGATGGTGGGGGTACTTCTACGCGCGGCATAATAGAAATCGAGGACGGCCGTTTCGGGGAATTGGCGACGTCTTCGGCGTCGAATCTCCTAATGGTCGGCCCAGATCTCGCGTATGCGGCTATGGATGAGGTTATTGACCGTCTCAGTCAACAGGCCGATATAAGTGTAGTGGAAGGCGTTATCGGCGTAGCGGGAGCTGATCGGCTGGAAGTGCTGAGTTCATGGCAACGGTATTTTGCCAGGCGTGGGATTAAACGACTCTGGATTACAGGCGATTATTGGTTGCCGTGGGCCAATTTTACCAAAGGCGCTGATGGGGTCATCGGTATATTGGGGACCGGATCGATATTTTTTGGTAGGCATGGCGCCAAAACATTACGTTTAGGCGGGTATGGTTGGAAATTGGGGGATGTGGGCTCTGGGCTATCGTTGGGACAACAAGCAATCAGAAAAGCTATGGAATCATGGGAAGGTATCCAACCGCGCACTCTTTTGGTGCCTAAGTGTTTGGAATTTTTTGCTGTATCCTCGATGCAAGACGTTCTAGACCAACTGTATCGTCCATCTTTTCCCCTGCGACACCTTGCTGATTTTGCGTCCGAGGTTTTTTCTGCTGCCATGATGGGGGATCTCCTCGCTGATCAATTGCTGAAGGCAGAGGCCGAAAAAATTATGAGAAATTTCGACACATTAATTACTGCATTGCCCATCGATGCTCCCATTGTGGGCGTGAGTGGAGGGCTTGCTCGGTTTTGGCAACCGTATCTGGCGCGTTTAATCCAAAAAGAAAATCCCTTGATGTCTTTGTTAGTGATTGACGAGCCTGCGGTATATGGGGCAGTGTGGCTTGCAAAAAAATGGAGTCAAGAAAGGCGGCCTTATGATGTTCCTGAGTCATGA
- the nagA gene encoding N-acetylglucosamine-6-phosphate deacetylase translates to MMFLSHDSGERSITGRVYLSATGNLVPARIHWDHDGRIEHIQRLDTRTNDLPIILPGFIDEHIHGANGHDVMEASCESWEAISEALARHGVTSFLATTITAPWDDLERVMACAQEFPQYPYHNLIGLHFEGPYIDPAFKGAQPHEAIRPIALQEVKSIVSRLQSATVPLRLMTIAPNVPSSGALIRWLRQEGIHVNMGHSGANREQTLQAIAQGADGITHLFNAMKGLHHREPGMVGVGLITDGLWIELITDGIHIHPDMVRLVFHVASSRIILVTDGISAIDCPPGKYHLGQWLVHVDEHSARLDDGTLAGSILTPDQSVRNLLQWGCSLREIVHGWCEAPAIRLGLRGYGRIEKGYYADLVQLNHDYQVIGTLKHGHWISPPHC, encoded by the coding sequence ATGATGTTCCTGAGTCATGATTCCGGGGAACGGTCTATTACCGGGCGAGTGTATTTATCGGCAACGGGAAATTTAGTGCCAGCCCGGATTCATTGGGATCATGATGGGCGCATTGAACACATTCAGCGTCTGGATACGCGCACAAATGATCTTCCCATTATTTTGCCGGGATTTATCGACGAGCATATTCATGGGGCCAATGGTCACGATGTTATGGAGGCATCGTGCGAGAGTTGGGAAGCTATTAGTGAAGCATTGGCGCGTCACGGGGTGACCAGTTTCCTCGCAACGACTATCACCGCACCTTGGGATGATTTGGAACGGGTGATGGCGTGCGCCCAAGAATTTCCCCAGTATCCCTACCATAATCTTATCGGATTACACTTTGAAGGACCTTATATCGACCCTGCCTTTAAAGGGGCTCAACCCCATGAAGCGATTCGTCCCATTGCGCTCCAAGAAGTAAAAAGTATCGTCAGCCGTCTCCAATCAGCCACAGTACCCTTGCGGCTCATGACCATTGCGCCAAATGTTCCCTCGAGCGGTGCGCTTATACGGTGGTTGAGACAAGAGGGAATTCATGTGAACATGGGACACAGTGGGGCTAATCGAGAGCAAACGTTACAAGCCATTGCGCAAGGTGCAGATGGCATCACTCACTTATTTAATGCCATGAAGGGCCTTCATCACCGAGAACCCGGAATGGTTGGCGTCGGCCTGATTACGGATGGATTGTGGATCGAGTTGATTACTGATGGAATTCATATCCATCCCGATATGGTTCGGTTAGTATTTCATGTAGCATCTTCGCGCATTATTTTGGTGACTGACGGAATTTCTGCCATTGATTGCCCTCCGGGAAAATATCACTTAGGCCAATGGCTAGTGCATGTAGATGAGCATTCGGCTCGTCTTGACGATGGTACGTTAGCGGGCAGTATTTTGACTCCGGATCAATCTGTTCGTAATTTGTTGCAATGGGGTTGTTCGTTGCGGGAAATTGTTCATGGATGGTGCGAAGCCCCTGCAATCCGGCTGGGATTACGAGGCTATGGCCGTATTGAAAAAGGATACTATGCTGATTTAGTGCAACTTAATCACGATTATCAGGTAATAGGAACTTTAAAGCACGGTCACTGGATTTCTCCGCCACATTGCTAG
- the add gene encoding adenosine deaminase: MRQILTPNEPWTQDKVELHMHLEGCLEPDLWNKFQRKYPSLGIAPVTTVTYPFTDLSSFLAWRYQGDRLLNEEEDFFDLTWRYIERALDNHIVYAEIFFDPQAHTARGISLDTVMSGIIRALRQAEQRYGWTARLIPNILRDHPLNTAEEDLAHLESYGKWIIGVGLDSRELPYPPRLFRDLFDQARRKGWHIVAHAGEEGPASYIWEALDELGAERIDHGIHAIDDPILVARLKTDRIPLTVCPWSNKRLGVMTDLRTYHQLFQEGVVLTVNSDDPAYFSAYLNANFELISPYFSTEALQQLIDNSFAASFRTDF; encoded by the coding sequence ATGCGCCAGATTCTTACGCCCAATGAGCCATGGACTCAAGATAAAGTTGAACTCCATATGCACTTGGAAGGCTGTTTGGAGCCTGACTTGTGGAATAAATTCCAACGAAAATATCCATCTTTAGGTATTGCACCCGTCACCACAGTAACGTATCCGTTTACCGATTTATCGAGTTTTTTAGCATGGCGATATCAAGGCGATCGGCTCTTGAATGAGGAAGAGGACTTCTTCGATTTAACATGGCGTTATATCGAACGAGCTTTAGATAATCACATTGTGTATGCCGAAATCTTTTTTGATCCGCAAGCCCACACGGCACGCGGCATTTCTCTCGATACCGTCATGTCCGGAATCATTCGAGCCTTAAGGCAGGCCGAGCAGCGCTACGGCTGGACGGCCCGTTTGATTCCAAATATCTTGCGAGATCATCCCCTGAACACGGCGGAAGAGGATTTAGCCCATTTAGAATCGTATGGAAAGTGGATTATTGGGGTGGGATTAGACTCTAGAGAATTGCCATATCCCCCGCGTCTTTTTCGTGATCTCTTTGACCAGGCGCGGCGTAAAGGTTGGCATATTGTAGCCCACGCTGGTGAAGAAGGACCTGCATCCTATATTTGGGAAGCCCTTGATGAACTAGGAGCCGAACGTATTGACCACGGTATTCATGCGATCGATGATCCCATATTAGTCGCCCGCCTCAAAACCGACCGCATCCCCTTGACGGTTTGCCCTTGGTCTAATAAACGTTTAGGCGTCATGACTGATCTTCGGACTTATCACCAACTCTTTCAGGAGGGAGTGGTTTTAACGGTAAATAGTGATGATCCTGCCTACTTTTCCGCCTACCTGAATGCCAATTTTGAACTCATCTCTCCATATTTCTCGACCGAAGCTCTCCAACAACTGATTGATAATAGCTTCGCGGCGTCTTTTCGCACGGATTTTTGA
- a CDS encoding amidohydrolase family protein: MIAIEHIDCLYSGVGKPIRDAYILVKESQEGGTIAEIGCGDITRNKDIRRVINASGCIALPGLINTHHHLFQTMTRALATDQALFRWLDTLFPIWKNLTEEHIYYAALIGLSELLLSGCTTTSDHLYFVPHGQDAMRFFSASVEAAKTLGMRFYLTRGAMTLGENNGGRTPDYLKEDEDEVLTSMQDLVNKFHDPRPQAWVKVALGPVSVPAVSSRLMQESAKLAEELEVRLHTHAWEVKDEDTWAVNYYQKTQTELLEEWGWLSARTWFAHGVHVDATTMEKLAHAKSGIAHCPSSNMRLGSGVAPISQFLKANIPVGLGVDGSASNDSSHLQAEMRQALFLARAVHGVKDMGIDDVFYMATRGGRDVLNWPEIGELAPGRNADIALFRLDDLEHAGGIHPLDTLILSAPTKAYYVVIGGDVRVDQGQIVTVDLLAAVHEHRLLSRQLWRQAYA, translated from the coding sequence ATGATTGCCATTGAGCATATTGACTGTCTATATTCAGGAGTTGGGAAGCCTATACGCGATGCATATATTTTGGTTAAGGAATCGCAAGAAGGAGGAACCATCGCCGAAATCGGTTGTGGCGACATCACAAGAAACAAAGACATTCGCCGCGTGATTAATGCCTCCGGATGTATTGCTCTACCTGGCCTGATTAATACCCACCACCACCTGTTTCAGACTATGACCCGGGCCTTAGCCACCGACCAGGCCTTGTTTAGATGGCTTGACACATTGTTTCCTATTTGGAAAAATTTAACGGAAGAACACATTTACTATGCGGCGCTTATTGGTCTCAGCGAATTATTGCTTTCGGGATGTACGACCACGTCTGATCATTTATATTTTGTGCCGCACGGACAAGATGCCATGCGCTTTTTCTCCGCCTCCGTGGAAGCAGCGAAAACCCTCGGCATGCGTTTTTACCTCACACGAGGAGCGATGACGCTGGGTGAAAATAATGGGGGGCGCACACCTGATTATTTGAAAGAAGATGAAGATGAGGTCTTGACCAGTATGCAGGACTTGGTCAATAAGTTTCATGATCCTCGTCCTCAAGCTTGGGTCAAGGTGGCTTTGGGACCGGTTTCAGTGCCGGCGGTATCTTCCCGGTTAATGCAAGAATCGGCGAAGTTGGCCGAAGAGTTAGAGGTACGACTGCATACTCATGCCTGGGAAGTCAAAGACGAGGATACCTGGGCAGTGAACTATTATCAGAAAACGCAAACCGAATTGCTCGAAGAATGGGGATGGTTAAGTGCACGCACTTGGTTTGCGCATGGAGTCCATGTGGATGCGACCACAATGGAAAAATTGGCCCACGCCAAGAGCGGCATTGCTCACTGCCCGAGCTCAAATATGCGCCTCGGATCTGGCGTCGCCCCCATCTCTCAATTTTTAAAAGCTAATATTCCGGTTGGTCTAGGGGTGGATGGTTCGGCTTCCAATGATAGTTCTCATCTCCAAGCTGAAATGCGGCAAGCTCTATTTTTAGCTCGGGCTGTGCATGGCGTGAAAGATATGGGCATTGACGATGTTTTTTATATGGCGACGCGTGGAGGAAGGGATGTGTTAAATTGGCCGGAAATTGGCGAACTGGCACCCGGGCGCAATGCTGATATCGCACTGTTTCGTCTCGATGATCTCGAGCATGCTGGTGGCATTCATCCCCTAGATACTTTGATCTTATCGGCGCCGACAAAAGCCTACTACGTAGTCATTGGTGGGGATGTCCGTGTGGACCAAGGACAAATTGTGACAGTGGATCTCCTTGCTGCGGTGCACGAACACCGACTGTTGAGTCGACAACTCTGGCGACAAGCGTATGCATAA